The Stratiformator vulcanicus genome has a segment encoding these proteins:
- a CDS encoding type II secretion system F family protein → MNALFAIFSELSQFTGGINPTLLVGVTVFCAAAALVAAVMILVREMGTSTAEDRLATLTGRKSDGAMREEIVKEGMDGLSGIFRGFSDRLNSLGLLFEQADSPIKPETFFLISGGCALVGAVAAVAFQAPLPLVPLAAVLTALLPLMWLMYRRKQRFKAFAAQLPDALELVGRALRSGHSLASGLHVVVQEMPNPISTEFGNAYEEQNLGVPLEQALKNMLKRMPNMDLKFFVTAVAIQRQAGGDMAEILDKISYIIRERFKIMGQVMALTGEGRISGVVLMILPVAIFVAVWYLNPDYVMLLFTEELGRKMIAVAAVLQVLGAVVIKKIVAIKI, encoded by the coding sequence ATGAACGCCCTGTTTGCAATCTTCAGCGAACTGAGTCAATTCACCGGCGGAATCAACCCGACGCTCCTTGTCGGCGTGACTGTCTTTTGCGCGGCCGCTGCCCTGGTTGCCGCGGTGATGATTCTGGTTCGTGAAATGGGAACGAGCACCGCCGAGGACCGGCTGGCGACCCTCACCGGGCGCAAGTCGGATGGCGCGATGCGCGAGGAAATCGTCAAGGAAGGGATGGACGGCCTGAGCGGAATCTTCCGCGGGTTCAGCGATCGCTTAAACTCTCTGGGGCTGCTGTTCGAACAGGCCGACTCTCCGATCAAGCCGGAAACGTTCTTCCTGATTTCAGGCGGATGTGCGTTGGTCGGTGCCGTCGCGGCGGTCGCCTTTCAAGCACCGCTGCCGCTTGTCCCGCTCGCCGCCGTGCTGACCGCACTCCTCCCGCTGATGTGGTTGATGTATCGCCGCAAACAGCGGTTCAAAGCATTTGCCGCCCAATTGCCCGACGCGTTGGAACTGGTCGGGCGGGCGTTGCGCTCGGGACACAGTCTCGCCTCCGGCCTGCATGTCGTTGTGCAGGAGATGCCCAACCCGATCTCGACAGAATTCGGCAATGCCTATGAAGAGCAGAACCTCGGCGTCCCGCTGGAGCAGGCTCTTAAGAACATGCTCAAGCGGATGCCGAACATGGACCTGAAGTTCTTCGTGACCGCCGTCGCAATTCAACGTCAGGCCGGCGGCGATATGGCCGAGATCCTCGACAAAATCAGCTACATCATTCGCGAACGATTTAAGATCATGGGCCAGGTGATGGCTTTGACGGGCGAAGGCCGCATCAGCGGCGTCGTGCTGATGATTCTGCCGGTCGCGATCTTCGTCGCCGTTTGGTACCTCAATCCCGACTATGTCATGCTGCTGTTCACCGAAGAACTGGGGCGGAAGATGATCGCGGTCGCCGCCGTATTGCAGGTCCTCGGTGCCGTGGTGATTAAGAAGATTGTGGCCATTAAGATCTGA